AGTAAAAGTGAGCCGGAGTATGTTTAAATTGGTAGCCTTCTTCATAAAGCTGCTTTGCGCGATGTAAAATTTTCGATAATATCACTTCGGCGCTTCTCGTTACAGGATGAAAATACACCTGCCAATACATTTGATATCGGCTCATAATGTAATCTTCTACAGCATGCATGCCGCTTTGTTTTATAACGACCTGATCATCTCTCGGCCTCATGACCCGGAGTATCCGTTCCATATCAAAGTGGCCGTAGCTGACGCCGGTATAATAGGCGTCGCGTTGAAGATAATCCATCCGGTCTGCGTCAATCTGGCTTGAAATGAGGCTGATTACCTGCTTGTTCTTATACGTTTTTTCGATCACTTCAGCAACGGCTTTAGGAAAATCTTCACCGACCCGCCTTAGCACCTGGTTGACCTCTGTGTCACCTAAAATGATTTCACGGGTGAAATTCTCATGGTCTAAATGAAACACTTTTTCAAATGAATGGGAGAATGGCCCATGGCCCAAATCATGAAGTAAGGCGGCACAAAGACATAAATCACGCTCACTGTTGTCCCATTCCGGCCTGCCTTTGAACACATCATCGACCATACGCCTGACAATTTCATATACGCCAAGAGAGTGGCCGAACCTGCTATGCTCTGCCCCGTGAAAGGTTAAATATGTGGTTCCGAGCTGCTTAATCCGTCTCAGTCTCTGAAACTCACGTGTGCCAATTAAATCCCATATCAGCTTGTCCCTTACATGCACATAGCGGTGAACAGGATCTTTAAATACCTTTTCTTCAGATAGTTTCTCTTTTTCATAAGCCATAAATCCGTCCACTTCTTTCCGAGATATGTTTTCTATTATAAACGGTCTTTTTTTTGAAAACATCCTTGAATTTGTTCCTTGTTTTTGTTTCGTAGGTCAAAAAGCCTGTCCCATGCATTTTGAGTGATAGTATTTTTTTATTTGATAATAAAAAGCCCGGCATCGGCCATGGCTTTTGATGAGTTTATCTCACTTTTCTTTTTACTTTTTCAATCAGCTGATCTTCATCTGGTGCAGCAACAGGCCGATTATTAACGAAAGCAAATGACTTTTTTCGTCCCGGTCCGCAGTAGGATTGACAGCCAATTTTTATATCAGAATCGGGATCAACTTCTTTCAGGCGCGGCAACAGCGTCTTCAGATTGGTAGCTTGGCAATCATCGCACACTCGAAATTCGTTACCCATTTCATACGCTTCCTTTCATACGATCTGCATTTTTTCATAGTTCTATACGCTATCCGTTATTTTACAAGGATTTAAGGATCCTTGCAAGCAGAGAATCAATTGCAAATCTTCATAAAACATTTGCTTTTTTCTCGATTTAAAGTCAGAATATACACATTATTCATGTGACGGAGGGAAAGTGAATGACTACAGCTTGGAATGCTTACATAAACGAAACGATTACTGTGAAGCCTTTGAAATCAGGACCTCTTGATGGTTTGACCTTTTCAGTGAAGGATGTATTTGATATTGAAAATTATACGTCAAGTGCCGGAAATCCGGATTGGCTGAAGACTCACCAGAAAGCTAAGAAGCATGCTGCGATTATAGAAACTATATTGCAAAACGGAGCCACATTAAAAGGAACGACTATAACCGATGAATTGATGTACAGCTTAAATGGAGAAAACCTCCACTACGGTACGCCTGTCAACCCGGCTGATTCCAAACGGATCCCCGGCGGTTCATCGAGTGGTTCTGCCGTAGCTGCAGGAGCAGGTCTTGCTGATTTCACCGTTGGGACAGATACAGGCGGAAGCATCCGCATACCCGGCAGCTACTGCGGTGTATACGGCTATCGGCCAACACACGGGCTTATCTCAACCGACGGGTTAATCCCGCTTGCTCCTACGTTTGATACGGCAGGAATTCTTTCTAAACGATTTGATGTGTTTGAAAAAGTGTGCCAGGTCCTTTTTGAAGAGGCGGACGACTTTTTGCAGGATGGGGATGAGGATTTTGAGAAAGCACTTCTCGTTCCTGATATTACAAGCCAGCTGGAATCGCAAACCCAGCTAGCTGTAAAAGACATTATCGATCAGATGGCGAAAACGGTACCGGATCAATCCGAAACTGTCCTGCATCCTAATGGACTGTCTCATCTGCGAGAAGCGTTCCGTCATTTACAAGGTCTTGAAATTTGGGAGATCCACGGAGAATGGATCAAACAAGAAAAACCTGAATTCGGCGAAGATATTGCCAGCCGCTTCGACTGGGCAAGCACCTTGGATAAAGAAATCAGAGAAAAATACAACAATGTCAGAAAAAGACTGCGCCAGCAAATGCAAGCCCTTCTCGGGAAAAACGGCGTGCTGATTATGCCGACGGCTCCGGGACCAGCCCCGCTTAGAAACGCGGTAGGCGAAGCATTAAATCAAACGCGAATGCAGACGCTTGAAATGACCTGTATTGCTGGATTAGCAGGACTTCCGCAAATCACTCTCCCTTGGGCTGAAGTAGACGGCTTACCAATTGGTATTTCCGTAATTGCAGCCCCTGATCAAGACCGCAAGCTGCTAAAGTGGATCCGGAAAACCGGCGATCAGCTGAACATGCTCTAGACTCTGGCGACGACGTTAGGGATAGCGCTGATGATCAGGCCGCTTGCGCTGATTGGCGCCAGGGGATCGATCGGGTGCTCGCTCTTCTATTGTCGCGAGTGGACAGTAGATTGAGAATTGAGGGTGCGGACGGGTTGTTTTGTGGGAATTGCACCGGTAACAATGATAATTGCACCATTGACCCGGGGAATTGCACTGATAACAGCAATATTTGCACCGTTGACCTTGGGAATTGCACCGGTTACAGGGATATTTGCACCGTTGTCCCCGGAATTGCACCTATAACAGCGATAATTGCACCGTTGACCTTGGGAATTGCACCGGTAACAACGATATTTGCACCGTTGCCCTTGGGAATTGCACCGGTTACAAGGATAATTGCGCCGTTGGACCAGGAATTGCACAGATAACAGCAATATTTGCACCGTTACCAAAGTTAATTGCACGACAAGCGATCTTGCAAACAAAAACAGCTTCGGGGCCCTACATTTCCATAGGGACCCGAGGCTGTTTGCTATTATTCCGCCATTTTTTCAAGATTTCCGTTACGGTCCATCTTAAATGTAGGGGAAGATGAATGGTCTTCTTCTTCAAATAAAACTAGCTTTCTTGCACGGTTCATGATTTTCACTAGTGTTTCATAATCCTCTTGAACTGTCACTTGATCCTTTTCAAGCTTTTTGACTTCGGCTTCCAGTTTTTCAATTTTAAGATGGAGTTCTTGATTTTCGTTTTTCAAGCGGTCATTTTCAAGCTGTAATGTTGTAGATTTTTGACCTTGATATCCTTTAAGAAAATCAATGACGTCACTCATTGTCAGCTCGTCTTGAGTCTTCACTTCAGGCTGAGCAGAGCCAGTTAATAGATGGGATAAACTAGCTAACTCTTCTTTAAAGCTCTCATCTACATAAGGCAAATGCTCTTCGGAAATTGCCGGAACCTTTTCTTTTTGTTCGTTCTCAAGCGGTTTCTTTTCTTCTGTCACCTGACCCGCAGCCGGCGGATTGTACAGAAGGCGTTTTTTCGCCTGCTGGCCTTTTCCCATAGCTCTCATTCTCTGTTTTCGTTGTTTTTTCGCGAGCGATAGTGCTTTTTCATATTGATGCCTTACGACAGCGTTCCAGCGGAAGCCGCAAGCTGCTGAGGTGCGGTTCAGCTTGTCGCCGACCTCCTCAAACGCATTCAGTTGTGTGCTGCCCTCTCTTACATGCCGCAGTACCGTTTCTGCTAACAATAGATCATTTTCTTCAGACCATGCATCCTGTCTTTGCTTTGTCATCTTTCTCAACCCCCATATTATTTGGTTGATATTAGAATTTCCAAATTGAGAAAGATTTATACAAGTTTGCTAATATAGTTGGCGTTTTCGTATTTAAACAGAATCGAAAGAAAGCCTATATAAAAGCCTTTTCGTTCCGGTCAACCATCCTTTTTAGATTTTTATTAAATTCCGTTTGTTCTTCTTCAGATAAAGGAGCAGAGTAAATTCTTTGGCTCAGGTCTTTCAATTGGGTAAGGAGCCTGAGCATTAAATCAGGAACTGTTATCTCTTGTCCGATTATTTCTGAAAGGGAGGCCATACTTTCCGGAACGATTTCAGGATAGGCAATCTTTACAGCATTCCTTTTATCTTTTAAAGCAGTCTCATAAAATTGTTTAATCAGCTCTGCTCGTTTGCTTCCGCTTTTATTTGCGCAGATATAGATTTGGACAGCAACTCCGCCCCGCATCCGGCGTTGGGAAATACCGGCGAATTTTCTGCCTCCGATACTTAAATCATAGCTTCCGGGACAGTACGAGCCAATGATTTCATATGCCTTTATTTCTACACCAAAGGAAGCGAGCATTCCGTCTATCAATTCAACCATCGCCCGATACCCGCTGTCGATATCAATCCCCTTTTTATTTTCCGGGAAAATTAACGAGATATTAAGTACGCCTTCATCTAAAACTACGGCGAGTCCGCCTGAATTTCTGACGATTACCCGGTAGCCTGCGTCCTCAAGAAGCTCGACCCCTTCTAACAAATAGGGCAGCTTCGTATCCTGGATTCCGAGGACAATGGTATCATGGTGAACCCATGAACGAGCAGTCGCAGGAGAGATACCTTTTCCAACGAATGTACATAGAGTATCATCGATGGCAAAGGATTCCTTAGCATCAAAATGAAAGCCCATTCCGGATTGGTCAATAATCCGCCACTCCGGCTGAATAAGTAATTCAATCGAATGATTCGACATCTATCAATAACCCTTTCCATACGATTTCAAACCGACATCATTATAGCATAAGCCATACAAAAATCCCGCAAACCATTGTTTGCAGGATTTTTATTAAAGGGTTTGAGCGGCTGTAATCAGCGCAAGGTTGTAAACATCCTGAGAGTCGCATCCGCGCGAAAGATCGTTCACAGGCTGATTGAGGCCTTGAAGGATCGGTCCGACAGCCTCGAAGTTTCCGAGACGCTGCGCAATTTTGTAGCCAATGTTGCCGGCCTCAAGGCTCGGGAATACAAAGACATTAGCGTCTCCTTTAATAATAGAGTCCGGAGCTTTTTTCTCAGCAACAGACGGGACAAATGCGGCATCGAACTGAAATTCTCCATCCAATGTCAAATCAGGTGCTTTTTCTTTCGCTATTTTTACTGCCTCTGCTACTTTTGTTGTTTCATCCGATTTTGCGGATCCTTTTGTTGAAAAGCTCAGCATGGCCACACGAGGATCGATATCGAACATTTTCGCTGTGTTTGCACTTTCCACTGCGATTTCTGCCAAATCGTCGCTGTTTGGGGCGATATTGATGGCACAGTCTGCAAAGACATATTGCTCATCGCCGCGAACCATAATGAAGACGCCGGACGTTTTTTTGATTCCTTCTTTTGTCTTTATGATTTGAAGTGCTGGGCGAACGGTATCAGCCGTTGAATGTGCTGCGCCGCTTACAAGTCCATCCGCAAGGCCTTTATAGACAAGCATCGTTCCAAAATAATTTTCATCTAAGAGGATTTTTCGCGCTTGCTCTTCCGTTACTTTGCCTTTACGGCGCTCAACGAATGATTGAACCAGCTCTTCCAATCCTTCGTATGTATGTGGATCATAAATATCAACGCCGTCTAACTTTAAATGTAAGCTATCAGCTTTTTTTGTAATTTCCTCTTTGTTTCCAACAACGATTGGTTGAAGAATACTTTTGCCTGCTAGCTGAATTGCAGCTGTTAATATCCGGTCGTCTGTTCCTTCCGGAAAAACAATTCGGACGTCTTTCCCTTTTACTTTTTCTTCAATGAGTGTAAATAAATCTGCCACTTTGTTACCTCCTTGGTAAGTACATAAGTTAAGGATACTATGCTTGCAAACAAATTCAAACATTCACTTTGTATTATAGCGCTTTCAAAACAATTTCTTATTTTTCAAATTAATTTAAGCAAAAGAATGCTGATTTTACTTTCACCTTTCTGACACAAAATATACCAAATCCGCCCAAGGTTTCATCTCCGAAGAATCGAACAAACTATGTTATAGTAAAGAAAATAACGAGTACATATTGTTTAGGAGTGAATATAATGAGTGAACAGCAAGCAAATGAAGCAGCAAAAACGTTGGACGGCTGGTATGCCTTGCATGATTTCCGCCTTATCGATTGGGCTTCCTTTAAGCTGTTGCCAGGAGATGAACGTGAAAAAATCATTCAAGAGTTTACTGGACTATTAAAAAAATGGGGAGCAGCAAGAGACCTCGAAAGCGGAGACAGCACTCTATACAGCATTGTCGGCCAAAAAGCTGATCTTATGCTGATGATTCTGCGGTCAACAATGGAAGAGCTTAATGAAATTGAGCTTGAATTTAATAAGTCAGCGATTGCCGAATATTTAATACCGGCGTACTCTTACGTTTCTGTCGTTGAACTAAGCAATTACTTGGCGGATGGAGAAGGCGATCCCTATCAAAACCCACATGTTCGGGCACGGCTTTATCCTAAATTGCCGGAATCAAAACACGTTTGCTTCTATCCAATGGATAAACGCAGACAGGGCAATGACAACTGGTACATGCTTTCAATGGACGAGCGGAAAAGTCTGATGAGAAGCCACGGAATGATTGGCCGCGGCTATGCAGGGAAAGTGAAGCAGATCATCACCGGATCCGTCGGTTTTGATGATTACGAATGGGGAGTCACTTTGTTTTCCGATGACGTCCTTCAATTTAAAAAGCTGGTCTACGAAATGAGATTTGATGAGGTAAGCGCGCGCTACGGCGAATTCGGATCATTTTTTGTCGGCAACTTGATTGATGCTGACAAGCTGCCTGCTTTCTTTTATGTTTAAAACATTTGCCAGAGCAAATGAAATATAATTATTTTCGTCTAAATATTGTTTCTCACTTTGGAATATGCTAGCATATAGCTACAAAAATTTATATTTGTACGGTGAAGGATCAATAGTACTAAAATCCTCTTCAACCAAGCGATCTAGGGATGGTGAAAGCCTAGAGAATGATTTTAGGAAAAGGCAATCCAGAGTATATCCTATATAAGGTGGATACAGTTTTTGTATCAATCAGGGTGGAACCGCGGGAATTTATCTCTCGTCCCTGGGCATGTCAGTGAAGTGCCCGGGGACGAGAGATTTTTTTATTATATAAACAACAGCCTAATTACAGGAGGAAACAAATATGTCAAAATCAATGGATCAAATCGTATCTCATTCCAAGCATCGCGGCTTTATTTTTCAAGGGTCTGAGATTTACGGCGGTCTTGCCAATACATGGGATTACGGTCCGCTTGGCGTCGAATTAAAAAATAATATTAAGAAAGCCTGGTGGAAAAAATTCGTTCAAGAATCCCCTTACAATGTGGGATTGGATGCGGCGATTTTAATGAACCCGAAAACGTGGGAAGCATCCGGCCACTTAGGTAACTTTAACGACCCGATGATAGATTGTAAAGACTGCAAAGCGCGTCATCGTGCGGATAAATTAATCGAAGAAAAGCTTCAAGAGAAAGACATTGAAATGATTGTCGACGGTCTTTCATTTGATGAGATGGCAAACCTTATCAAAGAGCACAACATTACATGTCCTGAATGCGGCTCTGCCAATTTCACAGAAATTCGCCAATTCAACTTAATGTTCAAAACCCACCAAGGGGTAACTGAAAACACGACAAACGAAATTTATCTTCGCCCTGAAACAGCTCAAGGGATTTTCGTTAACTTTAAAAATGTCCAACGTTCGATGCGTAAAAAGCTTCCATTTGGTATCGGCCAAATTGGCAAAAGTTTTCGTAACGAGATTACTCCAGGCAACTTTACATTCCGTACTCGTGAATTTGAACAAATGGAGCTCGAATTTTTCTGCAAACCGGGTACTGAGCTGGAATGGTTTACGTATTGGAAAGAAACGTGCAATAACTGGTTATTGTCACTCGGTCTAAAAGAAGAAAATATTCGCCTTCGCGACCATGAAGAGGATGAACTATCCCACTACAGTAACGCAACTTCAGACTTTGAATATAAGTTCCCATTCGGCTGGGGTGAGCTATGGGGGATTGCTTCACGTACTGATTACGATTTGAAAAAGCACATGGAGCATTCTGGTGAAGATTTTAACTATATAGACCAGGAAACGAACGAGCGCTACGTACCTTATTGCATCGAGCCAGCTTTAGGCGCTGACCGGGTAACATTGGCCTATATGATTGATGCGTATGAAGAAGAAACGTTAGAGGACGGCTCTTCACGGACGGTCATGCGGCTGCACCCGGCATTAGCACCATACAAGGCGGCGGTATTGCCACTATCGAAAAAGCTTTCAAACGAAGCCCGTGCAGTATTTGAAGATTTAGCTAAATACTTCATGATTGACTATGACGATGCAGGTTCCATCGGTAAACGGTACCGCCGTCATGACGAGATCGGTACACCTTTCTGTATTACATTTGATTTTGATTCATTAGAAGATCAACAAGTAACGATTCGCAATCGTGACACGATGGAACAAAAACGGGTTGCTATTAGTGATTTAAAAGCATTCATTGAAGAATCCGTTCAATTTTAATTTCATGAGGAGTGAAGCGAATGGAAACGAAAGATCAAGCGCAGCCGTATGGGGTGACGCCTTGGTTCAAGGTTTGGATCGCTCCTCGAAGCATCATCAGAGAATTTCTTGATTCTCCATTTCCAGAAAAAAACGCCAGACTGCTTGCAGCTCTAGCTGGCATCATTACATCAATAGAGCAGTTGGAAAAAGACAGTCTAACAGCATCGAACGTTATCATTAATATTATCGTTGGAGCAATTATGGGAATCATCGCCTTATATTTGTTTGGTTTTATACTAAGAGTGACAGGAAGTTGGTTTGGCGGTGAAGGGGACGCTGAAGATCTAAGAACGGCAGTTACGAGAGGGCAAAACGTACTGACAATCTTACTCGCTGTCTTTTGGATCCCCAAATTGCTGCTGTTTGGATTAGATGCATTCTCGAGTATGTTCTGGAGCATCGACATTACAAATATCCCCAAGATGATTCTATTCATTTTTGAGATCCCTTTATCGATATGGAGTTTTGTCGTTTTTGTATTAAGTGTTGCTGAAGCACATCGTTTTTCCGGATGGAGGAGCCTTGGAGCTTGCCTTATATCAGCCTTTTTCGTTCTCCTGCTGTTTCTGGTTATTTTATTACCATTCCTCGCTTTGTCTTTTTAAGCTTCCTCCGGGGAGCTTTTTTGTTTTACTGTCATTTAGTGCATATCCGTTCCCTTCACAACATAAGTTTGAATGGATGAAAGAATTTAGTCTTTATTTCTTGCCATCCATAAAAAACACTTACAAAATTAGTGATTTGAGGCAGAAGGCAAAAAGCAGCGTCGTCTATCTGTCTATGAAAAAGGAGGAAGGAAATTGAAGGGATTTCGAAATCAATTTTCACAATCTATGCAGCCAGGCTTTTCCCCTCAACAATTCGGGCAAAACCCTTATCCCCAAGGGCAGCAGGGGTTTCAACAGCCAGGGCAGCAGCAGGGCTTTCCTTATCCCCAAGGGCAGCAGGGACAACAGCAAGGACAGCAGCAAGGGCAACAACAAGGACAGCCGGGGCAGCAGCAAGATCAACAACAAGGACAGCCGGGGCAGCAGCAAGGCTTGCAGGTGCCTCCAATGCCGTCTGCACCAACACCATCCGGTCCGTCCGCTCCTGGACAGCTGCCGCTTGAAGAGTCTTACATTGAAAATATTCTCAGGCTTAACAGAGGAAAAATTGCCACAGTTTACATGACCTTTGAAAACAATAAAGAATGGAATGCAAAAGTATTTAAAGGGGAAATTGAGGCAGCAGGACGAGATCATATTATCCTTAGTGATCCAAAAACAGGAGTAAGGTATCTCCTCCTTACCGTATATCTCGATTATATTACTTTCGATGAACCTATCGCCTATGAATATCCATACAGTATGGCCAGCTATTCTCCTAGATAGGAAAACACCTTCCGCTTTCGAAGGTGTTTTTTTCTTACAAAAACTTCACAGCAGCTACTACGACAAGAACCCAGGCGATAATAAAGGACAATCCGCCTAGAGGGGTGATTGCACCGAGCACTGAAATTTGTGTAAGACTTAATACATACAAGCTCCCGGAAAACAGTACGATCCCTACAAACATGAGCCATCCCGCTGCAGTCAAGCTGGCCACACTGCCTATTTTGTCAAAAAGTAACGCAACAGCCAGAATACCTAACGCATGGTACATATGATATTTCACGCCTGTTTCCCATGTCTGAAGATATTTCTCAGGAATCCTGCCTTCAAGCCCGTGCGCGCCGAAAGCACCAAGCCCTACTGCGATCATGGCATTGATGGCTCCTATGATAATAAATACTTTCATATTAGTTTACCGCCCTTCTATTCAAAAAAGATCAATTTAATTTTAATGCTTTACTGGCCGATTCGTCTTCGTCAGACACAAGATTGTCGGTTTTTTGTTTAAAAATCAAATATAGAATCACCGTTTGCTTCATCATCTTTTTTCTCTTTTTTCTTCGTTTCTTCGTATTTTCGGCTTCCTTCCGCTCCCATTAATTGATGAAGCATCGATTCCGATTGATCACTTATTGCTGGTGCCTTTTTTTCTTGGACTTTTGGAATGTCCGATTGGCCGGACTCAAGAATAACGTCGCACAGCGATTTGATCACCGCGGCATGGAGCTTGATCTCCTCGTTCCCGTTGCTGTTTTTCGCCTTTTGGAGTTCCTCCTCCATTTTTTGAAGCAGGCCTGATATGTGAATATTCATGATTTGTTCCTCCGTAACATAAACTTTTCTCTTTATATTTTAACAAAAACGAACAGGTTTCACATAAGACGGTCTATTGCATTTTTTAAACAACGAATCCCTTGCTGAATTTCTTCGTTGTTTAAATGGCCGTAGCCAATGACAAGCTTTCCCTTATGGATTCCCCTCGTTATCGCATGCTGTTCAACAGAATAGAGCTTCACTCCGTCTTCTTCCATTTGGAGTAAATCATTTTCTGAAAAAGTCGCAAACGGAAAATCGGCAATGAAATGCAAGCCTGTCGAATGCCCGGAAATTTGAATATCCGCTGGAAAAGCTTCTTTTAATTTGTTAATGATCAAATCTCTTCTTTGTCGATACACTTTCTTCATTTTGCTTACATATCGGTCCATATGTCCCGCTGCCAAAAAACGCGCAAGTACCAGCTGTTCCGGAGCAGGTGTATGCAGATCGGAAAACCATTTGACGGATCGGCATTTTTCAACCAAATTGCTCGGAAGAATAATGTAGCCGATCCGCAGAGCCGGCGATAAAATTTTGCTGAACGATCCTATATAGATGACTCGATGTGGATCAAGCCTTTGCAGCGTGCTAAGAGGCGGCCCGTCATAACGGAATTCACTGTCGTAATCATCCTCTACAACATACGAATTGGTTTTCCTAGCAAACTGAAGCAATTCGATTCTTCTTTGGATGGAAAGAGTCCCGCCAAGCGGAAATTGATGGGAGGGTGTCACAAATGTAAATGCAGGGATTACGTTTTCGGGAAGCAAAGAGGTATCCAGTCCTTCTTCATCCACAGATACAGGGTAAAGATTACCGCCTGCATTTTTAAAGATTTGCTGAATATCATCTGTGATTGGATCCTCCAGCACTACCGGATCGTCTTCCCTCAGCAGCATTCTTCCTAC
This window of the Bacillus gobiensis genome carries:
- a CDS encoding YIP1 family protein, with translation METKDQAQPYGVTPWFKVWIAPRSIIREFLDSPFPEKNARLLAALAGIITSIEQLEKDSLTASNVIINIIVGAIMGIIALYLFGFILRVTGSWFGGEGDAEDLRTAVTRGQNVLTILLAVFWIPKLLLFGLDAFSSMFWSIDITNIPKMILFIFEIPLSIWSFVVFVLSVAEAHRFSGWRSLGACLISAFFVLLLFLVILLPFLALSF
- a CDS encoding amidase; this translates as MTTAWNAYINETITVKPLKSGPLDGLTFSVKDVFDIENYTSSAGNPDWLKTHQKAKKHAAIIETILQNGATLKGTTITDELMYSLNGENLHYGTPVNPADSKRIPGGSSSGSAVAAGAGLADFTVGTDTGGSIRIPGSYCGVYGYRPTHGLISTDGLIPLAPTFDTAGILSKRFDVFEKVCQVLFEEADDFLQDGDEDFEKALLVPDITSQLESQTQLAVKDIIDQMAKTVPDQSETVLHPNGLSHLREAFRHLQGLEIWEIHGEWIKQEKPEFGEDIASRFDWASTLDKEIREKYNNVRKRLRQQMQALLGKNGVLIMPTAPGPAPLRNAVGEALNQTRMQTLEMTCIAGLAGLPQITLPWAEVDGLPIGISVIAAPDQDRKLLKWIRKTGDQLNML
- a CDS encoding DUF1450 domain-containing protein, translating into MGNEFRVCDDCQATNLKTLLPRLKEVDPDSDIKIGCQSYCGPGRKKSFAFVNNRPVAAPDEDQLIEKVKRKVR
- the pta gene encoding phosphate acetyltransferase — its product is MADLFTLIEEKVKGKDVRIVFPEGTDDRILTAAIQLAGKSILQPIVVGNKEEITKKADSLHLKLDGVDIYDPHTYEGLEELVQSFVERRKGKVTEEQARKILLDENYFGTMLVYKGLADGLVSGAAHSTADTVRPALQIIKTKEGIKKTSGVFIMVRGDEQYVFADCAINIAPNSDDLAEIAVESANTAKMFDIDPRVAMLSFSTKGSAKSDETTKVAEAVKIAKEKAPDLTLDGEFQFDAAFVPSVAEKKAPDSIIKGDANVFVFPSLEAGNIGYKIAQRLGNFEAVGPILQGLNQPVNDLSRGCDSQDVYNLALITAAQTL
- a CDS encoding glycine--tRNA ligase translates to MSKSMDQIVSHSKHRGFIFQGSEIYGGLANTWDYGPLGVELKNNIKKAWWKKFVQESPYNVGLDAAILMNPKTWEASGHLGNFNDPMIDCKDCKARHRADKLIEEKLQEKDIEMIVDGLSFDEMANLIKEHNITCPECGSANFTEIRQFNLMFKTHQGVTENTTNEIYLRPETAQGIFVNFKNVQRSMRKKLPFGIGQIGKSFRNEITPGNFTFRTREFEQMELEFFCKPGTELEWFTYWKETCNNWLLSLGLKEENIRLRDHEEDELSHYSNATSDFEYKFPFGWGELWGIASRTDYDLKKHMEHSGEDFNYIDQETNERYVPYCIEPALGADRVTLAYMIDAYEEETLEDGSSRTVMRLHPALAPYKAAVLPLSKKLSNEARAVFEDLAKYFMIDYDDAGSIGKRYRRHDEIGTPFCITFDFDSLEDQQVTIRNRDTMEQKRVAISDLKAFIEESVQF
- the gerQ gene encoding spore coat protein GerQ encodes the protein MKGFRNQFSQSMQPGFSPQQFGQNPYPQGQQGFQQPGQQQGFPYPQGQQGQQQGQQQGQQQGQPGQQQDQQQGQPGQQQGLQVPPMPSAPTPSGPSAPGQLPLEESYIENILRLNRGKIATVYMTFENNKEWNAKVFKGEIEAAGRDHIILSDPKTGVRYLLLTVYLDYITFDEPIAYEYPYSMASYSPR
- a CDS encoding DUF423 domain-containing protein; this translates as MKVFIIIGAINAMIAVGLGAFGAHGLEGRIPEKYLQTWETGVKYHMYHALGILAVALLFDKIGSVASLTAAGWLMFVGIVLFSGSLYVLSLTQISVLGAITPLGGLSFIIAWVLVVVAAVKFL
- a CDS encoding RsfA family transcriptional regulator produces the protein MTKQRQDAWSEENDLLLAETVLRHVREGSTQLNAFEEVGDKLNRTSAACGFRWNAVVRHQYEKALSLAKKQRKQRMRAMGKGQQAKKRLLYNPPAAGQVTEEKKPLENEQKEKVPAISEEHLPYVDESFKEELASLSHLLTGSAQPEVKTQDELTMSDVIDFLKGYQGQKSTTLQLENDRLKNENQELHLKIEKLEAEVKKLEKDQVTVQEDYETLVKIMNRARKLVLFEEEDHSSSPTFKMDRNGNLEKMAE
- a CDS encoding YwdI family protein, producing the protein MNIHISGLLQKMEEELQKAKNSNGNEEIKLHAAVIKSLCDVILESGQSDIPKVQEKKAPAISDQSESMLHQLMGAEGSRKYEETKKKEKKDDEANGDSIFDF
- the hemQ gene encoding hydrogen peroxide-dependent heme synthase, encoding MSEQQANEAAKTLDGWYALHDFRLIDWASFKLLPGDEREKIIQEFTGLLKKWGAARDLESGDSTLYSIVGQKADLMLMILRSTMEELNEIELEFNKSAIAEYLIPAYSYVSVVELSNYLADGEGDPYQNPHVRARLYPKLPESKHVCFYPMDKRRQGNDNWYMLSMDERKSLMRSHGMIGRGYAGKVKQIITGSVGFDDYEWGVTLFSDDVLQFKKLVYEMRFDEVSARYGEFGSFFVGNLIDADKLPAFFYV
- a CDS encoding lipoate--protein ligase family protein, which encodes MSNHSIELLIQPEWRIIDQSGMGFHFDAKESFAIDDTLCTFVGKGISPATARSWVHHDTIVLGIQDTKLPYLLEGVELLEDAGYRVIVRNSGGLAVVLDEGVLNISLIFPENKKGIDIDSGYRAMVELIDGMLASFGVEIKAYEIIGSYCPGSYDLSIGGRKFAGISQRRMRGGVAVQIYICANKSGSKRAELIKQFYETALKDKRNAVKIAYPEIVPESMASLSEIIGQEITVPDLMLRLLTQLKDLSQRIYSAPLSEEEQTEFNKNLKRMVDRNEKAFI
- a CDS encoding HD domain-containing protein; amino-acid sequence: MAYEKEKLSEEKVFKDPVHRYVHVRDKLIWDLIGTREFQRLRRIKQLGTTYLTFHGAEHSRFGHSLGVYEIVRRMVDDVFKGRPEWDNSERDLCLCAALLHDLGHGPFSHSFEKVFHLDHENFTREIILGDTEVNQVLRRVGEDFPKAVAEVIEKTYKNKQVISLISSQIDADRMDYLQRDAYYTGVSYGHFDMERILRVMRPRDDQVVIKQSGMHAVEDYIMSRYQMYWQVYFHPVTRSAEVILSKILHRAKQLYEEGYQFKHTPAHFYSIFEGKVTLSDYLKLDESIILYYFQAWEEEEDSILSDLCKRFSNRRLFQYVEFNPNEEMVKFFELTTLFKRAGIDPDYYLVVDSSSDLPYDFYRPGEEEERLPIHLLTQDGSLKELSRQSDIVDGISGKRRTDHKLYFPQDLIMDLSVKRAAKLKIKELLKLT